A section of the Mastomys coucha isolate ucsf_1 unplaced genomic scaffold, UCSF_Mcou_1 pScaffold15, whole genome shotgun sequence genome encodes:
- the Rae1 gene encoding mRNA export factor, which yields MSLFGSTSGFGTGGTSMFGSTATDNHNPMKDIEVTSSPDDSIGCLSFSPPTLPGNFLIAGSWANDVRCWEVQDSGQTIPKAQQMHTGPVLDVCWSDDGSKVFTASCDKTAKMWDLNSNQAIQIAQHDAPVKTIHWIKAPNYSCVMTGSWDKTLKFWDTRSSNPMMVLQLPERCYCADVIYPMAVVATAERGLIVYQLENQPSEFRRIESPLKHQHRCVAIFKDKQNKPTGFALGSIEGRVAIHYINPPNPAKDNFTFKCHRSNGTNTSAPQDIYAVNGIAFHPVHGTLATVGSDGRFSFWDKDARTKLKTSEQLDQPIAACCFNHNGNIFAYASSYDWSKGHEFYNPQKKNYIFLRNAAEELKPRNKK from the exons ATGAGTCTGTTTGGATCAACCTCTGGATTTGGGACTGGTGGGACCAGCATGTTTGGGAGCACAGCCACAGATAACCACAACCCGATGAAG gATATTGAAGTCACGTCTTCTCCTGATGACAGCATCGGTTGTCTGTCTTTCAGCCCACCAACCTTACCAGGCAACTTCCTTATTGCAGGATCCTGGGCTAATGAT GTTCGCTGCTGGGAAGTGCAAGACAGTGGGCAAACCATTCCAAAGGCCCAGCAGATGCACACCGGGCCAGTGCTGGATGTCTGCTGGAGTGAT GATGGGAGCAAAGTATTCACAGCATCATGTGACAAGACAGCCAAGATGTGGGACCTGAACAGCAACCAGGCCATTCAGATAGCACAG CATGACGCTCCTGTGAAGACCATACACTGGATCAAAGCCCCAAACTACAGCTGCGTGATGACCGGGAGCTGGGATAAGACGCTGAAG TTTTGGGATACCCGGTCGTCAAATCCTATGATGGTCTTGCAACTCCCTGAACGCTGTTACTGTGCAGATGTG ATATACCCGATGGCTGTGGTGGCCACTGCAGAGAGGGGCCTGATTGTGTATCAGTTAGAGAATCAGCCCTCTGAGTTCAGGCGAATAGAGTCTCCCCTGAAGCACCAG CATCGGTGTGTGGCTATCTTTAAAGACAAACAGAACAAGCCGACTGGCTTTGCTCTGGGGAGCATTGAGGGAAGAGTTGCCATTCACTACATCAACCCTCCAAACCC GGCCAAAGATAACTTCACCTTCAAATGCCATCGATCCAACGGTACCAACACTTCCGCTCCTCAAGACATCTATGCG GTGAACGGAATTGCCTTCCATCCTGTCCATGGCACCCTTGCCACTGTGGGCTCTGATGGTAGGTTCAGCTTCTGGGACAAAGATGCCAGGACCAAACTAAAGACGTCAGAACAGTTAGACCAGCCCATAGCAGCGTGTTGCTTCAATCACAACGGAAACATATTTGCCTATGCTTCCAGCTACGACTGGTCCAAG ggACATGAGTTTTATAATCCCCAAAAGAAGAATTACATTTTCTTGCGTAATGCAGCTGAAGAGCTAAAGCCAAGGAATAAGAAGTAG
- the Rbm38 gene encoding RNA-binding protein 38 — protein sequence MLLQPSCAPSVFPRPSAAPGAMHGSQKDTTFTKIFVGGLPYHTTDASLRKYFEGFGDIEEAVVITDRQTGKSRGYGFVTMADRAAADRACKDPNPIIDGRKANVNLAYLGAKPRSLQTGFAVGVQQLHPTLIQRTYGLTPHYIYPPAIVQPSVVIPATPVPSLSSPYLEYTPASPAYAQYPPATYDQYPYAASPAAATSFVGYGYPAAMPQALSAAAPAGTFVQYQAPQLQPDRMQ from the exons ATGCTGCTGCAGCCCTCGTGCGCCCCGAGTGTGTTTCCGCGGCCGTCCGCCGCCCCCGGCGCCATGCACGGCTCACAGAAGGACACCACGTTCACCAAGATCTTCGTGGGCGGCCTGCCCTACCACACCACCGACGCATCGCTCAGAAAGTACTTCGAGGGCTTCGGAGACATCGAGGAGGCCGTGGTCATCACCGACCGCCAGACCGGCAAGTCCCGCGGCTACGGCTTC GTGACCATGGCAGATCGGGCAGCAGCTGATAGGGCTTGCAAAGACCCTAACCCTATCATCGATGGCCGCAAGGCCAATGTGAACCTGGCCTACCTGGGTGCCAAGCCTAGGAGCCTGCAGACGG GCTTTGCTGTTGGTGTGCAGCAGCTACACCCCACCTTGATCCAGCGCACCTACGG GCTGACTCCCCACTACATCTACCCACCAGCCATTGTGCAGCCCAGCGTGGTGATCCCTGCCACCCCCGTCCCGTCACTGTCCTCGCCCTACCTTGAGTATacaccagccagcccagcctacgCCCAGTACCCTCCAGCCACTTACGACCAGTACCCGTACGCTGCCTCACCTGCCGCGGCCACCAGCTTCGTGGGCTACGGCTACCCTGCTGCCATGCCCCAAGCCTTGTCTGCTGCTGCACCTGCAGGCACCTTCGTACAGTACCAGGCACCTCAGCTACAGCCTGACAGGATGCAGTGA